A region from the Kribbella shirazensis genome encodes:
- a CDS encoding MFS transporter, with amino-acid sequence MRLLTDIRPLRESADFRRLWIGSTVSQLGQQMTAVTVSIQVYALTHSTFAVGLVGLCSLVPLVVFGLYGGAMADAIDRRTLALVSSAGLWLLSMVLVVQSQLGWGQVWVLYAVVACQSACFAVNNPARSAIIPRLIRPELLPAANTLSQAAFNLGFTAGPLLGAAVIAWHGFAAAYLVDVLTFTAALYALFRLPSVPPTGAVRRAGLRSVLEGFTFLRAAPALLATFLADILAMVFAQPRALFPAVAGAFFAGGVRTVGILQAAPAIGALIGVIFSGWVTRVRRQGIAIVLAITVYAAAVGLFGLSRTIWLGVALLAISGAADMVSSAYRNTVLQSAAPDAMRGRLQGVFIVVVAGGPRLGDFVAGTSASLTSPTVALLGGAAVCITGLLILLARNRPFRVYDSRTRELS; translated from the coding sequence GTGCGTCTGCTCACCGACATCCGTCCACTGCGTGAGTCCGCCGACTTCCGGAGACTGTGGATCGGCTCGACGGTGTCGCAGCTGGGTCAGCAGATGACCGCGGTGACGGTCTCGATCCAGGTGTACGCGCTGACGCACTCGACGTTCGCGGTCGGTCTCGTCGGGCTCTGCTCGCTGGTCCCGCTGGTCGTCTTCGGGCTGTACGGCGGTGCGATGGCCGACGCGATCGACCGCCGCACCCTCGCGCTGGTGTCGTCGGCCGGGTTGTGGCTGCTGTCGATGGTCCTCGTCGTGCAGTCGCAGCTCGGCTGGGGACAGGTGTGGGTGCTGTACGCCGTGGTGGCCTGTCAGTCGGCGTGCTTCGCGGTCAACAACCCGGCGCGGTCCGCGATCATCCCGCGGCTGATCCGGCCCGAACTGCTGCCTGCCGCGAACACGCTCAGCCAGGCCGCGTTCAACCTGGGCTTCACCGCCGGCCCGCTGCTCGGCGCGGCGGTGATCGCGTGGCACGGATTCGCGGCGGCGTACCTGGTCGACGTGCTCACGTTCACCGCGGCGTTGTACGCGCTGTTCCGGCTGCCCTCCGTACCCCCGACGGGAGCGGTACGGCGGGCCGGGCTGCGGTCCGTGCTCGAAGGCTTCACGTTCCTGCGCGCCGCGCCGGCGTTGCTGGCGACGTTCCTCGCGGACATCCTCGCGATGGTGTTCGCGCAGCCGCGGGCGCTGTTCCCGGCGGTGGCGGGCGCGTTCTTCGCGGGCGGCGTACGGACCGTCGGCATCCTGCAGGCGGCGCCGGCGATCGGGGCACTGATCGGGGTGATCTTCTCCGGCTGGGTGACCCGGGTCCGCCGTCAGGGCATCGCGATCGTGCTCGCGATCACGGTGTACGCCGCCGCGGTCGGACTGTTCGGGCTGTCCCGGACGATCTGGCTGGGCGTGGCTTTGCTGGCGATCTCCGGGGCGGCCGACATGGTCAGCTCGGCGTACCGGAACACGGTGCTGCAGTCCGCCGCGCCGGACGCGATGCGTGGCCGGCTGCAGGGGGTGTTCATCGTGGTCGTCGCCGGCGGGCCGCGGCTCGGCGACTTCGTCGCGGGTACGTCGGCGTCGCTGACCAGCCCTACCGTGGCGCTGCTGGGCGGGGCCGCGGTCTGTATCACCGGGCTACTGATCCTGCTGGCGCGCAACCGCCCGTTCCGGGTCTACGACTCGCGGACCCGGGAGCTCAGCTAG
- a CDS encoding phytanoyl-CoA dioxygenase family protein, with the protein MTTTDPQAPAALDDETISAYRRDGVVRIRNIIGRDEAARFRDAAIAATTKADDLFKESKIFNQYVNVWQQDDVLRELTLDPRLAAAATALAGVPLRIWHDQLLIKPPHNGAATEFHQDAPYWPHAGSRASLSAWIALVDVPVERGCMTFIPGSQNHQDLRSQDLSDRDDMFRAAPDLRWEQRLTIPLQAGDCTFHNAYLAHSATPNLTDDPRIAHVAIYIDAAATYTGAAHVVTDGLGLTVGEALDHELFPTV; encoded by the coding sequence ATGACCACGACCGACCCCCAGGCCCCCGCGGCGCTCGACGACGAGACCATTTCCGCCTACCGCCGCGACGGCGTCGTCCGGATCCGGAACATCATCGGCCGCGACGAGGCCGCCCGGTTCCGGGACGCCGCGATCGCCGCGACGACGAAGGCCGACGACCTGTTCAAAGAGTCGAAGATCTTCAACCAGTACGTCAACGTCTGGCAGCAGGACGACGTACTGCGCGAACTCACCCTGGATCCTCGTCTCGCCGCTGCCGCCACCGCGCTGGCCGGCGTACCGCTGCGGATCTGGCACGACCAGCTGCTGATCAAGCCGCCGCACAACGGCGCCGCGACCGAGTTCCACCAGGACGCGCCGTACTGGCCGCACGCCGGCTCGCGCGCCTCGCTGTCCGCGTGGATCGCGCTCGTCGACGTGCCGGTGGAGCGGGGCTGCATGACGTTCATCCCCGGCTCGCAGAACCACCAGGACCTGCGCAGTCAGGACCTGTCCGACCGCGACGACATGTTCCGCGCCGCGCCCGACCTGCGCTGGGAGCAGCGGCTGACGATCCCGCTGCAGGCCGGCGACTGCACGTTCCACAACGCCTACCTGGCCCACTCCGCGACGCCGAACCTCACCGACGACCCGCGGATCGCACACGTGGCGATCTACATCGACGCGGCGGCGACGTACACCGGAGCGGCGCACGTGGTCACCGACGGCCTCGGACTGACCGTCGGAGAAGCGCTCGACCACGAGCTCTTCCCGACTGTTTAA
- a CDS encoding helix-turn-helix domain-containing protein, which translates to MDRDGLAEFLRVRREALQPSDVGLPAGLRRRTPGLRREEVASLATMSTDYYTRLEQGRGPRPSRPVLTGLARALRLSDDERGHLFRLAGEQPGPPPGPPREVRSGVLRMLARLDVPGLVLDAKDDVLAWNRLAAALITDFSALAPRDRNLLRLRFLTDSQAELFGADRTREFAREVAADLRAATSTYPDDPEITRLVRDLLDGSPEFAEIWARHEVGRQQSLCQTIFHPLVGRIDLICEVLVVPERDQRVVLYTAEPGSPSEEALRLLDVIGTQQLTS; encoded by the coding sequence GTGGATCGCGACGGGCTGGCCGAGTTCCTCCGGGTACGGCGAGAGGCGCTGCAACCGTCCGACGTGGGCCTCCCCGCCGGGCTGCGCCGCCGTACGCCGGGTCTGCGCCGGGAGGAGGTGGCGAGCCTCGCGACCATGTCTACGGACTACTACACCCGCCTGGAGCAAGGGCGCGGTCCGCGGCCGTCTCGGCCGGTGCTGACCGGTCTCGCTCGCGCGCTGCGGCTGTCCGACGACGAACGCGGTCACCTGTTCCGGCTGGCCGGCGAGCAGCCCGGTCCACCACCGGGTCCGCCGCGTGAGGTGCGGTCCGGCGTACTGCGGATGCTCGCGCGGCTCGACGTACCGGGTCTGGTGCTGGACGCGAAGGACGATGTTCTCGCGTGGAACCGGTTGGCGGCGGCGTTGATCACGGACTTCTCCGCCCTCGCGCCGCGGGACCGGAACCTGCTGCGGCTGCGGTTCCTGACGGACAGTCAGGCCGAGCTCTTCGGTGCGGACCGGACGCGGGAGTTCGCGCGGGAGGTGGCGGCGGATCTGCGGGCGGCGACGAGCACGTACCCGGACGATCCGGAGATCACCCGGCTGGTCCGCGACCTGCTCGATGGGAGCCCGGAGTTCGCGGAGATCTGGGCCCGGCACGAGGTCGGCCGCCAGCAGTCCCTGTGCCAGACGATCTTCCACCCGCTGGTCGGCCGCATCGACCTGATCTGCGAGGTCCTCGTCGTACCGGAGCGAGACCAACGCGTGGTCCTCTACACAGCCGAGCCCGGATCGCCGTCCGAGGAGGCCCTCCGCCTCCTGGACGTGATCGGCACCCAACAACTCACCAGCTGA
- a CDS encoding NUDIX hydrolase family protein, with product MTSSLRTPDPNPGWLSEFALAETRSRVPILYVEAVPARVDTLGQLEHIGVLLRTSPATGEIARTLVSGRVLHNESIRDALQRNIEKDLGPAAFPRLPATLVPVTVAEYFPFPGVAPLHDPRQHAVALVYVVPVTGECNPRQDALELTWLTPEEALAPSLLNDLEGGRGQLLKQALAWSGAIV from the coding sequence ATGACGTCGTCGCTGCGTACGCCTGATCCGAATCCTGGTTGGTTGTCCGAGTTCGCGCTCGCGGAGACGCGGTCGCGGGTGCCGATCCTGTACGTCGAGGCAGTACCGGCCCGGGTTGACACGCTCGGCCAGCTCGAGCACATCGGAGTACTGCTCCGGACCTCGCCCGCGACCGGTGAGATCGCCCGCACGCTGGTCTCCGGGCGCGTGCTGCACAACGAGTCGATCCGGGACGCCCTGCAGCGCAACATCGAGAAGGACCTCGGCCCGGCCGCGTTCCCGCGGCTGCCGGCGACGCTCGTCCCGGTCACGGTCGCGGAGTACTTCCCGTTCCCCGGCGTGGCCCCGCTGCACGACCCGCGGCAGCACGCCGTCGCCCTGGTGTACGTCGTTCCCGTGACCGGCGAGTGCAACCCGCGCCAGGACGCCCTCGAGCTCACCTGGCTGACGCCGGAGGAGGCCCTGGCACCGAGCCTCCTCAACGACCTGGAGGGCGGCCGCGGCCAGCTGCTCAAGCAGGCGCTGGCCTGGTCGGGCGCGATCGTCTGA
- a CDS encoding SDR family oxidoreductase, with translation MKTNKIALVTGANKGIGKEIARQLGQRGFAVLAGSRDAERGELAVKELVAEGLDAAALQLEVTDAASVRAAAEHVGATYGRLDVLVNNAAIIPEGDDAVSRIPIDVLRSAFETNVIGLVEVTQAFLPLLRKAEAARIVNLSTSLASFAQVGDPSSEMSTMLTLGYNSSKAAVNMVTVMLANELRGTHVLVNAADPGNCATDMGGWDAARTPSQGAAVAVELATLPADGPTGHVYAEEGRLPW, from the coding sequence ATGAAGACGAACAAGATCGCGCTCGTCACGGGCGCCAACAAGGGCATCGGCAAGGAGATCGCGCGGCAGCTCGGGCAGCGCGGGTTCGCGGTGCTGGCCGGTTCGCGAGACGCCGAGCGCGGCGAGCTCGCGGTGAAGGAGTTGGTTGCCGAGGGCCTCGATGCGGCCGCTCTGCAGCTCGAGGTGACCGACGCGGCCTCGGTCCGCGCGGCAGCCGAGCACGTCGGCGCGACGTACGGTCGGCTCGACGTGCTGGTCAACAACGCGGCGATCATCCCGGAGGGCGACGACGCGGTGTCGCGCATCCCCATCGACGTACTGCGCTCGGCGTTCGAGACCAACGTCATCGGGTTGGTGGAGGTGACGCAGGCGTTCCTGCCGCTGCTGCGGAAGGCGGAGGCGGCGCGGATCGTGAACCTGTCGACGTCGCTGGCGTCGTTCGCGCAGGTCGGCGACCCCAGCTCGGAGATGTCGACCATGCTGACGCTCGGCTACAACTCGTCGAAGGCCGCCGTGAACATGGTGACCGTCATGCTCGCCAACGAGCTCCGTGGCACCCACGTCCTCGTCAACGCCGCCGACCCCGGCAACTGCGCGACCGACATGGGCGGCTGGGACGCCGCACGCACGCCGTCCCAGGGCGCCGCCGTGGCCGTCGAACTGGCCACGCTGCCCGCCGACGGTCCGACCGGCCACGTGTACGCCGAGGAGGGTCGGCTGCCCTGGTGA
- a CDS encoding helix-turn-helix domain-containing protein, whose protein sequence is MHNVLSSEVFPDPRLPVAGERLEVVADVAPHSHAFFEIAVVVAGRGTHVSAAGEVELGPDSVVVLRPGEWHGYVGCDGLVVRNAYLGPDVFGLLSGALVPGARGSGALTRPAPHPAVQHAMRLMEAGLDEPWTLEGLAARVNLAPGYLVRLFGSSVGMSPIAYLNRIRAERAAGLLIETELPVSTIGATVGWHDPSHATRRFRSAFGLSPSQYRSAFRP, encoded by the coding sequence GTGCACAACGTGCTGAGCAGTGAGGTCTTCCCGGATCCGCGGTTGCCCGTCGCGGGCGAGCGGCTGGAGGTGGTCGCGGACGTCGCGCCGCACAGTCACGCGTTCTTCGAGATCGCGGTGGTGGTGGCCGGCCGCGGTACGCACGTGTCGGCGGCCGGCGAGGTCGAGCTCGGGCCGGACTCGGTCGTCGTACTGCGGCCTGGTGAGTGGCACGGGTACGTCGGGTGCGACGGGCTCGTGGTGCGCAACGCCTACCTGGGACCGGACGTGTTCGGGCTGCTGTCCGGTGCGCTCGTGCCGGGGGCCCGCGGGTCGGGAGCGCTCACGCGGCCGGCGCCGCACCCGGCGGTGCAGCACGCCATGCGCCTGATGGAGGCCGGCCTGGACGAGCCCTGGACGCTGGAAGGGCTCGCGGCGCGCGTCAACCTCGCCCCCGGCTACCTGGTCCGGCTCTTCGGCAGCTCGGTCGGCATGTCACCGATCGCCTACCTGAACCGCATCCGCGCCGAGCGTGCCGCCGGCCTGCTGATCGAGACCGAGCTCCCCGTCTCCACGATCGGAGCCACCGTCGGCTGGCACGACCCCAGCCACGCCACCCGCCGTTTCCGCTCGGCATTCGGACTCAGCCCCTCCCAGTACCGATCCGCTTTCAGGCCGTAA